The DNA window GCAATGATTATTCGCATGAGCACCTCTTACGTATCCATGCACTGAGTGATATTGAGATAAAATTAACTCCGGCCACCGTTGAGAAATTATGATCGTTGTTCGGGAGCAGATGATATTCTTCATTGATCCCCTGTTGCCGGGCATAATGCGTATACTTACCCGATTCACGAACACTTACCGAAGGGTCGGCGTCGCCCTGAAAAATAATAAGATCGCCTTTGAATCCGGCAAGCGCTTCGAGGGGGTTCTGATTTTTCATATCTTCGATAAAATGCATTCCCATTTCGTGGGGTCCCTTTTCATAAAAACCGTTTTGGTTGACTCCGGCGGCGACGACATTCTGTTTTCGTTCCATAAAAATTTTATGGGGTTGGGCAACTGGGGCAAGAAGAATCAATCCCCGGGCTTTGGTTTCCGCTGCGCCGAGAGCTGCAACAGCGCCGCCCAGGCTATGACCGAGAACAAAGAGAGATGCCTTCGGGTCGTGCTGCTTTATAAATCGTATCGCCGAAAAAAGATCTTCCTTCATGGTAGACAATGTCATATCCGAAAACCGGCCGTCACTTTCGCCGCATCCTCTGAAATCAAATCGTAGTGATGCAATCCCCTGTTGGGCAAGAGTTCGTGAAAATTTAACAAAAAGATACTCAGGTCCCATGCGCTGCGAAGTAAAACCATGACAAAAGACTACGTATGGCTGTTCCTTGCTGCCGGTGCTGTGCAGCGAACCCCGAAGAGTCTT is part of the Chitinivibrionales bacterium genome and encodes:
- a CDS encoding alpha/beta fold hydrolase encodes the protein MTAYGMKETFQFVEWQLKGKTLRGSLHSTGSKEQPYVVFCHGFTSQRMGPEYLFVKFSRTLAQQGIASLRFDFRGCGESDGRFSDMTLSTMKEDLFSAIRFIKQHDPKASLFVLGHSLGGAVAALGAAETKARGLILLAPVAQPHKIFMERKQNVVAAGVNQNGFYEKGPHEMGMHFIEDMKNQNPLEALAGFKGDLIIFQGDADPSVSVRESGKYTHYARQQGINEEYHLLPNNDHNFSTVAGVNFISISLSAWIRKRCSCE